ATGGTAAACTACTCTTGATTCAGATACACTACTTGAAACCCTAGATAAGATTCCTTCTCCGTTGCCGCTTGTTATAGCTGCTTTTCTGCTCTGAGATGCCATTGTTGTTAGCGAGAAATGATGGAAATTTCGTCTAGAAAGAAATGAAGAGAAACTCTAGAAAGTAAGGGCTTTTACTTGTTGATGTGGGGAAATTTCTATTCTCCGCGAGGGTTAAGTACGTCTAACGGGGCAACCCAATCTCCACTGTACTAAAGTTCGGTGCCTAAAACAAAGAACGAGTCAGTCTTTTGATGATTCACGCGGTATCCGCAGCGTCTGTAACAGCTGGGAgatattgtttgttttttttgttttttctgacTCGTCTGGTTCAGACTTATTTAGCCCACAAAACTTCCAAATTCAACTCGTGTAATCACCACGGTGACTTGTGGTATTTGCTGTTTGAAGGGAGCAATTTGGAGCAATTCGTGACAGATAATGGTTTTTTGTTTGACCAATTggtcacccgtgcgatgcacggatCTTTTCATTGCTTATGGAAAATTGAATGTTCTTTTTATATAGTCATCATCAAAATTATTTTGATAAGGCCTTTTTGTATtacttcattcttttttttttgaagtatctATCAATTTGTGGGAGTATCCtgatataacaataaaataatccTAATAAGTGTGCAGAAAATAAGTGtgcaaaaaaaatcaaagtaaTCCCAATAAATgtgccaaaaaaataaaatgaaccaaaaaGGGCCAAAATTATTTGTAgcaataaaattttattatttttttagttgTATCCTTATCAAATCTAAGAATATCATTCTTATCAAATGGAAGATGATTAAAGTTGTTTTGGTTGGTTGAATAAAACCATAACATTCTTATCAAATCGAAGATTCACATCCCTTTCGCCTATGGTTTCTTTGCGGTCTTTGTATGTTTCTtcggttttttctcttttgttgtgaagtttttcaaggTAGAGATGAATATACTTTGCCTTTTCATattgttctgtttttgtttttgtgaatttgttgtttttagccattttttgttgttctttttgatTACCGCGTGTAGGTAGTGATACTCGTTTAAGAAGATTTTCTTGCTTCATCATGTGGATTTTTTTGGGCTAAAGGAAGTAAAATCGATCATAGATTACCGCGTGTAGGTAGTGATACTTATACACATAGAGTATAATTAGGgtgtaattatttttattttttttccatattttgtttccatatttTATCTAAATTATGGGTTTATTATGAAGATATCTTATTTTGTTTCCACATTTTTATCCAAattgagaaaccctaattcttatttaGGGTAAGCAAGCCATTTTTTTTTGCATGAAATTCCTTTTGGAAAATGTAGCTATTGAAATTTACAACAACAAATATCTAAATTAATATGGTAATAATCCCATACCATGTAAAGGACGATGGGAAGATTGATAACCCTACGATGGGTAGTCTTCGTTGGCCCGTCTCTTCATTGGCATGTACTTTCCACGGTTAGTGCTCCCAATTTCCATGATCGACCTCAAAACCTTTTACTGCACAATCCCAGCTGCTCCGGCTAAACACCATTTCATAATACAACACCAACTTAATGGTATATGAAATGCTGACACCTCGAATGAAATCCATGTCATTGCCCACACTTTACTTTGATCTTTTAAAAACCTTTGCACCGGAAAATTCAATGCATATATAAACAATTGGGTATCACAGTTGGCTGCAATATTTCTATTTTTACCTATCAATGACGGTAATGGTGTTGTAAATATAAAGATTAAGGTTAGTGGTATTGTTGTTCCAAGTAAAATCATCCCTGATCTTTGTAAGTAAATCCCTAACATTCTCATTTTCCATGCTCCTTGCGCTTGTCCACATAATGTTTCCAAGGCTGTTGCCATCCCTGGCTGCGTACAACTAAGTGGGTCAAGGTATAATATCTACCGTCCGTGTTTTCTGATTGatcaacaacaagagagaccGAAGCAGGGAAGGGAAAAGGCTTGAAGTTGATATGAAGCTTTGAAAAACCAACAAAAAGTGGTTCTTTAACTTTGAGTTTCATAACAGAGATGTCTTAGCCATTAGCCGTGAATGGAGAAACCTGAACTAAACCTCCTAGCTTTGCACCAATAGTTTGAAAAAAAGGAACCCCTTGGATCAATGCCTAGGACCCAGAAGAAACCTCATTATTGGACTGAgtatagagattttctttagaaGACCAGTTTACAAATTTAAAGGCATAAGAGTTGTAGGACCCAGAAGAAACCtcattattaatcaaaatctCATCTAAAAATTTTTATTCATAATGAGGTTGCGATTACTGCATTGAGAAACTCATTCTCAGTGGACAGAAATAGATAGGAATTTGTCCGAGAAGTAATCACTGCTTGAGCTCCTCCGTTAATGGTACTTAAAATGTTTCTCAAATACTGATTTTCTTCCATACATGTGGTTCAATAAACAGTATGCTATTAATATGATTAACTCATGCGTAAACTTTAAAACACATCATGCTTATTAAACGATCGACTATATACTATGAGCCATTGATATGATTACATCATGTGAAAGGAAGGTAAGCCATTAATATGATTAACTCCCTCAAAACAAAACACATCATCTTATTAAAAGATCGATTATATATTGTATGCAATTGATATTGATATGATTAAATCATGTGAAAAGAAGGTACATCTAAACAGATCATGCTTATTAAACGATCAAGAAGGTAAATCTCACAAGAAAATGACTAACCTTGTGTTGTATTTAGAGAACGAAATTAGTTTTGAAAAACCCGTAAGGAACTTAACATAAGATGTATCACTCATGTCCTACTTATATATAGAATAATAATTTTTGAAACAGGATTATATATGGTTTATTCTATACATGGAATGGTTATTTATACTTTTTTAGAAATAGATAAAACTGAATGTGTAATTTTGGCATAAGAATTTCGATAAATATTTTATATGCATTTATTTTCCTAGCAATAGATATTTTTAGTATATATACCTAATATGTTAAGAGGAAGTAATTATATTATCCTATATATGTAAATTACGTGGGCAACACCTACTAaaaaaaagtttttctttttctttttgagaaggcaagaattttttttttggaaaggcaGGATATTCTGGATGATCTATacttaaattattttattattttatttttgaaaaaagcAAGATATTTTGGATGGACAGATATGTGTAAATTATGTGGGCAATACCTAGAGgaaaaaagaaattgtttttttattattattttttttttgagaaaggcAAGATATTTTGGATGGCAGTGTCTTATGATACACGGGTTTGTTTAAGTTTTTCAACATCctattgatattttttttttatatcctgTATGCAGTATTCTAATTCCTATCATAGGGACGATTACAGATTGAGTCTTTGCGTTTTACATTTCTAATGTTACTCAAGAAATTGGAATACTCTGTTCAATATTGGCAATCCATTTCGCTGTAAGTGTATATGAGTAAACGTAACGTGTTTAACAATGCAAGAAGTTAGATGGAAAATTGAGTGTTAGTTATAATCTTGTCCAATTAATCCAAAATACTTATCCATTAAACTTAAACAAAATAAATTTCCaaccaactaataataaaccaacACAAATACGTACCTAATAATAAACCAATCCTGgtggagaaaataataaagagttcATATGTCTGTTTGCAACGTATTTGAATTGTGTAGTACTCAATTAAGCTTCTTCAAACCTTATGAGCTCGTACTTCTGTTGTACTATAAACTCTAGGAGGTTGTATTCTTGATACTTTTGCATTTTTTGTTCATCGAATTCTTCAAACTCTAGGAGGCGGCACGGATCATACGTAAGGGTAAAAAACAACGATTATGTTTATAAACCCACAAAATATCAAAGCATGCAgattaaaaataatataataccTCTATTTTTTTTCTGTTTCACACTCCACTCTTAATGTTAGCGCCCCCATCCATCACCAAGGAACTCGACCCACTGTTCTGCATCACATTCTTATCTTATATTTAGATCATTTTAAATATGTATTTTGTAAATTGGATCCCACTGTATGGAATCAAAAGGATCTTCAAATCCTGTTTGATACATATACGTTGTCAATTTGCGATATTACGAATAGTAGATCAAAAGTAATGAGTTTTTCTCACCGTGATGCACCCTGGAGTTgacgatcaaaaaaataaatttgtttctgaaatcaaatcaatgaaacaaTAAAGACTTTCATCGCAAGAAAACCCAAGAAAAAACAATGGGTTCACCATGATTTAAAAGTGTTGAGTTTCTTACCGTGATGTAGCCTGGAatctatgatcataaaaataacATGTTTCCTGGAATCAAATAAATCAATAAATGAATGTGAGTTtccatattgaaaaaaaaaccaGGAAAAAAAATGGGATTTTCGCACATGGGCCTTAAATAGAGAGGTGATAAACTCAAAAAAAATCCGGAACAAAAAAAACTTCttcttaggaaataatatatgtatTCACATTTATTTTTATATTCACATTTATTTCAATATCATATTCCAATATTTTCTTCCTTTGGAAATCATTTtcttccttgttattttgatatctttcaaaattatattcccttttttttttcttttttgttaatgTTAACGATTCATTTTTTtcctaatgatttttttttctttttttgctgctgatcattttttttttcttggaattcATACTCCTAATGGTtatgtattatttttatttgtgcaGGATTAACAAACCGTGTGACTCCCTCAAATCAGGTATTTTCTTTTAATCGTTGatgtaaattatttttttcttttattaaggttCATGTTTATGTTTTTGTTTAGGTATTTAATACCTATAGAAAATGTAATTGCAATCATTTTTTTTACTCGTAGTTTGGAAATGTAATTAGGgagattttattaaaaaaaatgtaaatagaCATTGgacattgattttttttccttatgaatattttttttaatcatatgattgatgattgatttaattttgatgATTGACGATTGATTcaattttatgatgaaatcatgatgaacagtttattttattttattttggtaatGCTTTATTTGCTTATATTTGTTTCTTAGATTAAATAACATTTCACAATTTTAGGAAATTGTTATTGGTCAATTAATATTTTGTGGATCCAAAAGATTCTcctaaaaatatataaagaatatATGAAACCAACCATTCCTGGCAACAGATGAAACCATTATAAAATTAGACTATCTGTAAGACAATGTATTGTGTTTTGTGTTACTCTTCCCATTGCTAGTTCCAGATAACACCCTTAGGGGACAATCAGAATAAGGCAAAACTTatgaaatgcatgataaaatacaaTTATATGTCGACTTCAATCAGAAAATGGAAACACGGATTGAAATGGACGGAACCTGCAAATTGAGCTCGACTGCACAAGCATCAAAAATGTACAGTCTGCTTCCAGTGCAAGGCATCTGAATAAGGTAGTCGTATGAGTGTGGTGTGTGGTGTACATAATCGCCAACATGGCATAGAATTAAGCATCCCCGCGTAGCCAAATCAGCAATTCAGACATCCATTATATGCTTCAATTGACAAAGGAATTTATCAACACCAAAGGGTATATTCCTGTTTATAAGTTTGCTTAGCTTCAAACCTCAATCATACAGTAGATAGTAGTGAAGACTACCTAGATCCTTCAGTAGCATGACAAAGAAGAGAGCATGGTTCGTAAGCTATGGTTCTTCCTCTTAACTTTCCTTGATATATTCAACCTGAATGGTCAAATCCTTGATTCCGGCATTACCCAGTATGTGTGACACCCGTGACTTGGTAGAAGCCTTATCCGTGTCTGCAGAGACATGAAGATGGAGTGTCCCAACAACTTCTGTGTTTGTGAAGCTCCAAACATGCACTTTGTCCATGCTACGAACTCCGCTTATCCTCAACACATCATCTAAAGCCGCTTTTAGGTCCCCTTCATGAGCTCTAGGAACTCTTTGCAGCAAAACTTCTGCGGAGTTTCTTAACAATGAGATAACCGAAGATACGATCAAAACTGAAATaaaaatcgaacagataggatCTGCTGCAAGCCAACCCTTGTACTTGATTAAGAGAGTGGAAATAACAACCCCAACACTTCCCATTGTATCTGCTAAAACATGTAAGAATATGCCTTCCATATTGTGGTCAACGTGGTGGTGATGCTTCTGTGGTACCTTTAGTGGGTTCGTTTCCAGCAACTTTTCTTTCAATTGGTCATGTTCAGATGACTGGTGATGTAAATCTAACTGATGATCACTGTGACTGCAAGCTTTATCTTGAGAGTGAGACTTGGAATGCGTACAACCTTCATGAGAGTGCTGCTGCAAACTACTTGATGAGGTGACTGGAGTTTCATGAGAATGATGGGCATGCAAATCTGACTGGTGAGAATGGATGCTAGAAGAACTTTGGTGATCCCTGTGACTGCAAGCTTTTTCTTGAGTGTGAGACTTGGAATGCGTACAACCTTCATGAGAGTGCTGCTGCAGATTACTTGAAGAGGTGACTGGAGTCTCATGAGAATGATGGGCATCATGATGGTGGTCATGGTGATCATGCTTGTGAGTGTGGCCATGATGATGACCGTCACATTTGTGATCATCGTGACTGGTGGTACCTTCAATCTTGTGGGTTCCTCCACACTCATTGTTATGGTGACTATGACCATTGTGGTTATGATTATCCGAGGATCCATGATCATGCACAACATGGTCATGGTCATGAGAGTGCAAATGTGGTGATTGAGAGTGGGAGTGCGAACATCCACCTCCGCCATGAGCATGATGATGTTCCTCGTGAAAGAATAGTAAACCCACCATATTCACCAACAGACCACCAATGGATACAGTTAGCAAGCTACTAGTTGAAATCTCCTGAGGATCCAGAATTCTCTCCAATGATTCAAGCACGATAAGAGCTCCAACCAAGACAAGGAAAACAGCATTAACATAACCCGAAAGAACCTCAAACCTGCCACGCCCATAATTAAACTGGCCATTCGCAGGTAACCGCGAGATATATGAAGCATACAAACCAATGGCAAGAGCAGCACAATCAAACAACATATGACATGCATCTGATATCAATCCAAGACTGTTACTCATGAATCCAGCCACGAATTCCACAACCATGTATAGTGTGTTAATTAGAAGGAACAGTGCTATCTTTCTAGATTTCCTTTCGCTTAGAATGTGTCTAATAGGTTTCATGATAGTTGAAGAGAACGACTCTGAAGCATCTGAACCCAATTCCGGAAAATTTGAAGAACTAGCCAATTCCCTAACAGATATCCACAACAAAAACCCACACAACAGGAGACCCCAAAGCGAAAGCTCTGGAAAGTAAAAAAGCTCCAGCACAAGAGTACACACAAATGTCACAACAAAATTCCTCTGATAATCTTTCGAACTCGTTAACTTGCTATCATCACCAAAGTTTTCAGTCAGTAGCACCCCAAACACAACAGTATTCGCCAATGGCCAACCAAGATTGATTACGGAAACACCATCTCTTCCTTCATTTGACAAGAAAAAGCTAATAATAGCAGGAAAGAACAGCACAATTGTggtaaaaaacaaacaaattaatCGAACCCTTTTCCTACCCAATTGCCGAATCGTTCCCCAATTCATTGACACTCTTTCATAACTCCCTAGAAACCCAGACAAAAATGGAAGCAACATTGGTAAAACCCTATAACAGTTCTCACCAggtatcatcttcatcataaaaACTCCATCTTTATTACCAGATAAAGGAAAACATTCAATTCGATCCCAACTAATAGACAATAGAAACAAACCAATAAACAAAGCTAAGAACCCACGAACCTTTGACGCATTACTCCCCTCTCCACCAACATTCCGATGATTCTTCCCCTCGAAAACAAATTTCCCAGCAACACTCCCAGTAAATTCAGCAAGAATTGTAGCTGAAGTACCACAGTATCTCAAAGCTTGAAATctaagaagaaaaacaacagcAAGGACTATAGATTTAGAAAAAAGGAGTCTTTTTTGAGTCGGAGTAATCGATGAAATTGAGAAGATGGGTTCCCCAATTTTCTGTTTAGATTTCGAAGATGAAAAGAAAGAGAATGAGAAAGTAAGAAGAAACGAACAGAGAGATACGAGAAAAGAGAAAGGGAAAAGTGAGAAAGATGGAGAAGAACGGAGGAATGGAAGAAGAGAGTAGAGTGAACGAAGTGAAAAGAGAAGAAGGAACAGAAAAGATAGTGAATTTGTGTTGCTGGATGATGAGGATCGACTGTTGGATGTAAGAAGGCGTTGTTTTGATGGGGTTGGAGTTGGTGTTGATGCTGAAGAGTACGGGTATAGAGGGTATTGTCTTGATGTGATGATAGTAGAACCTggtgcggtggtggtggtggagaaattagggtttcgtgatGGGAGTGAAAGCCGATTTGGACGGTGtaaatggtgatggtggtggtggttttctTGATCGGTCATGGTGGAGCTGCTTCAGTGATTTGATTTTTCGGATGCAAAACTTattagaaaagaaagaaagagaatgaaCTATGAAGAGTCCGGCCTGGGGATGAAAAACTGAAGCTAGCTTTGGTCTTCATCCTTGAATTTTGACTTTTGATAGGTAGGACTTATAAGTCGTTGCTTGACGAGTCTCTGGAAACTTTGGATACGAAAAGGTTGATAAAAACTTATGGTGATTTGGGTGAAGAATTCACAATTTCGGGGATTTATAATCCCATTCTGGAATTCATGTGAATCCCGTATGTTTGTTTGGTAACACAAAAATTTTTAGATTCATAAAATTATCTTGTTTTAAAGTTCATATACTGTTTGTATTATCTTAAAATTTTAGTTAACACAAAAAATTTTGGATTGataaaattattttgttttaaaGTTTACGTAATGTTTGCATTATCTTAGAATTttgaaattatatatatatatatgggaatTAGAGTTAAAAAAGGTGGGCCCGTAAATCCCTTGAGAAGTTTCCCAACAAATCTTAGGGGAAGGGGTTGGATTCCATATGAAGGATCTGCTGGGAAAATAATTCTCATGAGAAACGTGATTCCAGGGATTTGGGAAACCAAACATACCGAGGGAAACGCAATTCCACCAAATCTCCTGGACccataaattccacctttaaaatcccatatccaaacccaccataaaaTAACATTGCTCTCCTGGAGTCCCGGAATACAAGTCAAGAGTACAAGAGTTTGCTTCACAAAAAAGAAAACTTCTTTGCTTCAAGAAGTCAACCTCAAATTAAGTTGCCAATTCAGATCTGTTATGATTTTTCTAAGATGATAGAGAGCAGAAAGAAAGATATTTGAATAagagaaaaagaacaagggtttACATGACGAACCCAATATCCGATAACTCAGATTATCGATATCTATCTGATTGATTTTCGCAACTTAAATAGAGATTACATGAGACATCCATATCCCTTTGTTAACCCGTAGACCCTAAATACTAGTAAAAAAATCCAGTAATTCTAAACACAAGCCGAGTATACGTGCGCTGCACGTGATGTCTTATGATATGTCTTATTAATAATCAAATCTAATTTTTTGTGAGATGTACTTTCCTATATGATACACGAACAACATTAAAGCAAAGTATAAGATATACGTTCTTTCAAATTACCTTTAGCATTTACTTTTGTCCATGGAAGAAGTAAAAATAATTGAAAACTTAAAATTGATACTCTTGATTGTACTCTTTGCGTAGAAAATTTAAAGAGGTTTTCGGCATCACAAAGTTTCCTAAAATCCAAATCTATAGTTTAAAAGATATGAAGTTTTTAAGTTTACGCAACAATTTTTATAAGAATGGTAtttttgtaaatatgaaaaacaatcagaTTTAAGAAGAATTGAGGATATGCACCAGTAGTTAACCGTATTTACACTAAAACCCTTCAATTGAAATCTGAACGTTGAGAAGAAAACACAGAAATCGTAGGGCTCTTACTTAATGTTCATACGGAAAAGAATATTTAGAATCTTTAAATATGACGGCTCAATTTTGATCTTATAAAATCTAACGGTTGAATTTTTCGAAGTTTGGTAAGCTTTTCAGTTGGGCTTGCGCTCATTAAAGGGGTGGGAGATAATCAAATACTCCTTCCGCTCACAACTACCAATGGAACGAGTAAGTCCACTCAAATTATTCTCTACTAACAGCCAAAAAGGAAATAGAGGCATACTAAAACAAAAACAACCTAAAATTGAATTGTAATATCATCATTTGAAATAACTCGTCAAAGAGCAACTTTAGAGGCGGAAAAGAAAAATAGGTTCCAAAGCATGAAGATAGTTTCCTTAGCCATTGAGGGAAATCATGCTCCTTGTATGACCAATAAGGTCTAAAA
Above is a genomic segment from Papaver somniferum cultivar HN1 chromosome 10, ASM357369v1, whole genome shotgun sequence containing:
- the LOC113318235 gene encoding zinc transporter 5-like codes for the protein MTDQENHHHHHHLHRPNRLSLPSRNPNFSTTTTAPGSTIITSRQYPLYPYSSASTPTPTPSKQRLLTSNSRSSSSSNTNSLSFLFLLLFSLRSLYSLLPFLRSSPSFSLFPFSFLVSLCSFLLTFSFSFFSSSKSKQKIGEPIFSISSITPTQKRLLFSKSIVLAVVFLLRFQALRYCGTSATILAEFTGSVAGKFVFEGKNHRNVGGEGSNASKVRGFLALFIGLFLLSISWDRIECFPLSGNKDGVFMMKMIPGENCYRVLPMLLPFLSGFLGSYERVSMNWGTIRQLGRKRVRLICLFFTTIVLFFPAIISFFLSNEGRDGVSVINLGWPLANTVVFGVLLTENFGDDSKLTSSKDYQRNFVVTFVCTLVLELFYFPELSLWGLLLCGFLLWISVRELASSSNFPELGSDASESFSSTIMKPIRHILSERKSRKIALFLLINTLYMVVEFVAGFMSNSLGLISDACHMLFDCAALAIGLYASYISRLPANGQFNYGRGRFEVLSGYVNAVFLVLVGALIVLESLERILDPQEISTSSLLTVSIGGLLVNMVGLLFFHEEHHHAHGGGGCSHSHSQSPHLHSHDHDHVVHDHGSSDNHNHNGHSHHNNECGGTHKIEGTTSHDDHKCDGHHHGHTHKHDHHDHHHDAHHSHETPVTSSSNLQQHSHEGCTHSKSHTQEKACSHRDHQSSSSIHSHQSDLHAHHSHETPVTSSSSLQQHSHEGCTHSKSHSQDKACSHSDHQLDLHHQSSEHDQLKEKLLETNPLKVPQKHHHHVDHNMEGIFLHVLADTMGSVGVVISTLLIKYKGWLAADPICSIFISVLIVSSVISLLRNSAEVLLQRVPRAHEGDLKAALDDVLRISGVRSMDKVHVWSFTNTEVVGTLHLHVSADTDKASTKSRVSHILGNAGIKDLTIQVEYIKES